TAAGGATGCGTTTCAAAATGTAGTTCAATTCATGATGATTAGCTTCATATGATAACTACTAAGCAACTGGCACCCACATTCTTAAAGAATCACTTTCCAGTGTAAATTGCATGAAAAAAGCTACCACAAACTTAAAGATAATTGGTACatattttaattgatatataaacataaaaagcTAATTGGAGGGAAGTTTGTTGGTTAGgacttcaaaattttaagaggGAGAGTTTTGAGGTTTGAACTTTAAGGCTACTCTTTGTTGTTTCTACAGTTTTAGaatgtagtttttatttatttgagaaacagaATGTAGCTTAATTGATTAGCTAGGAGTGAGTCTTGCttgcttttgtgtttggtgAGTTGTTTGAGTGAGTAGACTCCGGTGTTGGATATTATTCTTTTGTTCTCTCTTGGTTAAGGGTCATTAGACCCGTTgagatgatgacatgtgtccaCTTTTGGACACGTGTCACCATCTGACAAAGTACAGTGCATTAGATGCACTGGACCTAAACCAAGTCCCTTGGTTAATTGTTGCTTTTGTATTtgatcaaaactcaaaagtgaGTTGTTGAGTAATCCCCTTGCCCAGTGTTGGATTGAGTTTGGTAGGCTATAATGTATTTGACTCCTTTGTTCTCTAATGTTATTAGAGTTCTATTACAAGCAGTAGTTGTGTTGTACTAGGGTGTTTTCAGCTTATACTTTATTCTGTTGATAATAATATATCTCGCTCACAGTCATCTTttctataataatatattttactcatagttatcctatatatatatatatatatatatatataaaactaaaactatgGTTTTATTTAGTCAAAGGATTTCACAGCAACAAACTGCAGTAGTTAATTCATTCACCGTCACATATATCTCAAATAACAAAGTTTTAGCATAATTACTAAAGTGAAATTTCTCTTTCCCTACTTCCTACACAATTTTCGTGCTACTATGTTTACTGCCAAGAATGATGTTGTGAATGGCTAAGTTGGTTCAAGTTGTATTAAGGTTAGGACGTCTGCTAAAAGTCTTTTGATTTTAATAGTGCTTTGGCAAATAAagttggtttttctttttagcatttTGAGCTTATTTTGGCAGTcccacacaaaaacaaagacaTAAAAGCTTCCTGTAATTTTTACTTAAccttcaatatataaataagaaatCAACAAAGTGCATCCAAATGCACACTAGGCGTGCGTTTGGCATGCTGAAAATTGACTAATGTTTCTGCGTTTTGCttaaatttgtgggtccatttTCACTATTCATGGGGCTCAtagctgaaagaaaaaaaaaaaaaaactcagcttATTTTTGACAAAATGGTGCGTTTAGCAACGGTTAGTTTTTGAATCTGGCATTTCGTTTCAGCCATATCTTACAAGAAgatcttccttttcttcctcatcAATGCCCCCAACTTCTTCCTCATCAATACCCCAAGTTCGTCCTCAAgctcttaaattttaaatctacCACCAATTACCCCAATTTATGCGAAGCATCTGATACACAAACTCTTTGGAATAGCTTTTATTCTGACAAAGTGATACAAACACTCTAGAACAACTCTTATCACTGTGATTCTCTTGGCTATGAGAGTCTATCCACCATGAAGTTGATGTCGCTGTTGTGAGGGATAGATGCCAATATCAGACCACTGTAagttgtatttaaatttttggagtTTCCTAATGTGCCGGTgtgttttccctttttgttgGGTGTGGCCAAATTTTGCAtgaacaaaatttcaatgaaattgtatgggtttgtttgtgggttttgtatttttgtgtgaCTTATCCATGAGTTCCTCTGAATCTCATTTAATTTTGTGGGTGTCTTCCTGTCTTTGAAGTGACTCTAATTGAAATGCAATTAACTATCTGTTGAAATGCCTCTATGAGCTATCGATGGAAATAAGATACATTTGTTGAAGCAATTGCTGGTACATGGtgaaattttctctcttttaagcATATTCTTTATGGCTTTGGTTAGCAGGTTAAGTGAATCTTTCTCCTTGCTGGCAGAGTGGCTTTTCCTTTTCtggttttctttctcttaaCTTTGTATTCATAATCAAGTGCAATTTGTATTAAGCAAAAAGCAAAACGTAAATGTCCTACAAGTGGTCAAATGCTAGAGTAGCTCTATATTTCTTATTAAGCAGAAAAAATTCCTTCAGCGTGGAAAGAATCCACAAAGTTACTCATCAAACTCTTTTCTTTCCAAAGGTATTTTGCAAATGAGGTCTCTTCCAAGTCTAAACAACTTCAAGATGGTGACACGCTAGTGCAAGCCGCAGTGTGAATGCTACCAATTTCAATACCAAACGCAACTAGAGGTAAATCAGATATAAGTTAGCGCTTGTATAATTGTAACTTTTGAGCCACTCTAGAAAGAGAATCCAAAAAAAGACACTCAATAGCTCTCTCCTAAAGGTGTTCTCTCCTAAAGACACTCAACTGATTAGCTAGCCTAAGAGTTCGTTGTTAGCAGGCCCGGGGAGTACCATTAGTTGATGTTTaggttctttttttaaaaaaaattcagattgaAGTTGTCTAATACCTataggaagatgaagagaaaacATACTTTTATTAgcacataataataatttaattgacTACTTAAAAACAAGgtgattaaattaaattaagttAAATCAAAgaactttcaagtttcaaccacTTACCTGTCACTCTAATGAATGCATGTAGCTCAGATTTAAACCCGGTACCATTCAACAAAATCTAGACATTTCACAGAGGTAGAAAAATTTGAGGGCATATATCTTATATACGTGTTCAAAAGATAGGGCCACTATCCAATcaagtcttcttcttttttttgttggggaCCTAAAAAGGGAACAAGCAAAAAATATGATTAAATCCAAACACGGATTGGACCTAGTATTACCATATTTGGTTTTTTGATATGGGATCTATCATCATGTAAGATGAGGAAAAATGTCTcttaaagtataaaataattttctccaCCATAGTTATTCTAAAATTAGTACATGAATACTTGCCAAGCTTAATGAGTGGGCTTAAGGTAAGGACCTTTGCATACtttaaaagtaatttcaaaTAGCTTTTAGATTTAGTTTCATCATAACATGTGAAGTAACTTGAAAGTTCAAGTTTCGTTATGTAAAAATTGTATGACAAATCAGAAAATCAAAGACCAATGCATATAACAGGACTTGTTCCACCCAAGTCTTTTATGACAAATCAGAAAATCAAAGACCAATGCATATAACAGGACTTGTTCCACCCAAGTCTTTAAGAAGAACCCGGCATACATGTCTTTATCCACGATTCCAAGTACCGCAGCTCTTCGTTGCTTATTGAATGGTCAAGATCAGGATAAGCCTGtgaaaaaaagattttcaagAGTCCTAAGCAAATCAAGAaagaatttaagaaaaatattgcaATATTAGGATGTATTACCTTAAACTCACAGCTAACACCAACGTGTGCAAGGAAAGGAGGACCAACTTGTCCAGCTTCAAACAATACAGTTGTGTCAGCCATTCCATGGGACCACAAAATAGGTGTCTGCACATACATTCAGATTCATAACCAAAACAGAAGTAAATTGAAGAGTTACATGCAAATCTTAATATAGAATACAAATTTGTCTTACAGCCTTCTAACTCAAAGTGTTAGTTTCCAAATGATCAGATATGCGTCGATGGCAGTGGGGCCTATTATCAGATATGACCAGTTGAATCTAAATCAGATGGGCCTACTGGTAGACATAAATGactaagaatattaaaaaaaggggGATTATCTGACTCTAGTAAGATCTGCTACTTGGACTAGAATGTGCTAGTAGGTGCCATGTAGATCCTCAGACCTAACTCTTGCAAACATCAGGCATTGAACTCTGCTACAGAGTTGTTAGTGTCAATGCATACAAGTTGTTTTAGTGAACGAGTTTCAAGCAATCCAACACTATTTAACTGCAACCTATCACCAAATTAAAATCTATGCCACCAAACCATAGTTGATGCACTAGAGAAACTTGTAGATGAGCAATTATTCTCATTACAAATAACAAGATTACATttgatttataaagaaaatgcaCGACAATCCATAGCTAAACTAGGAGATGAATATGACAAGATGGAGGACAGAGTGagggtttctttcttttttttcttttttcttttttttttctttttttttttttttcccttttttaatgTTAGAAATTCAGATTCTACACTAATACTCAAAcccattccccccccccccccccccccagggAGGACAAAGTGAGTATTGAACCAAATGTATTACACCACTGATGCAAGAAgcataatcaattttttatttcagaatttattatttttgatttcatatatgaattttgaatttaggCTTTAATTCATTGAGAATTTTATGGGATGTAATTGTGCATCAATGTAATCCCTAAAGTTCAATAAAAAGAGGCTCCAGGAATGGTTTGAGAAATTGTATTTGGAATGGTAATCTTCTGATGAAAATTTCTTCAGCTTGGTGGTGATTCCATGCCCCTACATAGTGAAGCCAAGGGTTTCCTATCCTATCCTTTTAAttcctattttctttcaaatgcGTTATGCATCAACCACTATCCCGTTGCTCGACCATCCCTCAATGATATGGTTGAGAACCTATCTACAAAATGTTTGCTAAGATCTTTGCTTCATATGCATCCAAATGGCAAGTCAAGAAgatactaaaataaatataaagaaaagataaagttTTTAAACTAAGTCTAAAACCACATCACAGTGTTTTTGAAGAAAGGTACCCTCTTCGCATTTGGTGAAATTTTTTCTACCATAGACGAACTAAAAGGAACAAATCCACCGAAGACTGCACCTCCTCCTAGAGATTTTGGGTACAGCAGAACACTTGCCAATGTCAAGGCACCTGcaaaagagttttttaaatttGCATATTATAAGAACTAACTAAAATCAATGAtgtatacaatatttttctgtgtccatttatttatttatttttggggggggtgTTGGGGGGTGTCGTGGGGGGAGGAGATTGGCAAGGGGGATCGTATTGAAGAGCAATGAGAAGAGGGAGACCTCCTTGACTGAATCCACACACAAAGACATTATTAGGATCTGTGCCAGCAGCTATTTCCTTATCTATTATAGCATGCACAGTCTGAACCGCTTTAAGCACACCACTTTCATCTTTTGGAGAATTCTGATTCATGTCAGAAAAATAGTCTTCAATAAATGCAACAAATTAGCATATCAACTAGTATTGTACCAAAGCAATTCACAATCCCCTCCCAGAGATTCTTTAAGCCTTGCTACATCACTTTAACTATAGCAAGAGCAACTGACAAATTCTAATAACTGATAAGATTCAAGTGGAGATGAACGTTTGCACTAGTGGTACGACATATTTGGTTCAGTGTCAGATTGAGACTAGTAAAAGCCAACAATGCAATCAAACATCAATGGTATGACCTTCAGAAATCTAAAGacattatttaatatttttctgaAGTTAACAGTGTATCAGAAGATTGTAGCACCTCTGACAGAAGGTTGACTGAACCACTTTAAGCTAGCTGGGCTCTACTCCTATTAAGACCCTTGTTCCACTTGATCATGCATAAATAAGTGCCAAGTCAATTTGACTGATGCCAATCATCAAGCATTAGCATCAGATGAACTTATAAGTAAAGCCATCATAAACGAGGCTCTGCATATTAAAAGTAGTCAATTACCATTCTACTATCACAACATAAATAGCAACCCATCGAACAGAATTCAACTTCATACAAGAATTACCAGTAAATCCCTTATCAGGAGCTTCTTGTTtccaacaaaaccaaaaaaaaaagtcaatttttgGTTCAAACAATGCTATAGACATAattaatttcacaactttttttcaaAACCTGTTGCGGTGGCAGATTATAATTGGTGCAACATTATTCCCACATGGGACCGCCACTATCATCACTTTATGGCACACCAATCACAAACTGCCATCTCaacaaatgtgaaatttgtAGTAAAGTTCTTGTAGGGTTTGGTttacctccagtactttttttaattagacatctcattttcttttaaatatacaatggtTTGCACACCAATCAAAAACTGCCATCTCaacaaatgtgaaatttgtAGTAAAGTTCTTGTAGAGTTTGGTttacctccagtactttttttaattagacatctcattttcttttaaatatacaatggtAAGTAGTAGTGAGTTTCAATCTCcaccttttatttagttattggGTGACATGacaatttcttattaaaacaaaaggaaattccAACTAAAAAAGTATTGTGGGTAAGCCAAACCCTTCTTTGTGTACTTAGACTTACTGATTTCATATACATATATCATCGTGCGGACTGAACTCACATAGAGATTTAAGCAGTTAAAAACAAGCTAATGAAATCTAGCTAAATAACACTTCCTTCCCTTGTAAGAGTATGGTGGAAGGTGGGGTTGTAGCTTGTAGGTTCAAGACCCACAGTGTATGCATGTAACTCACcttataaaccaaaaaagagagagggaagCATAACTTACAGCTGTCACAGGAAGCTCATGAACGTCAAACCATGAAGGCATCACAGCACCATCTACAAGGAGAAGCAAAGACAGAATGGCATTAAGatgaagaaaatattaaaagtatCTTCATCAGAAGGAGTAAATCTTTAACTTGTTATGCCGATGCTGATACATGCTCTATAGCTTGATGTTACTCATTATTAACATACAAATCAAGGAAGCCACACCAAGAAAGTAATACTCCCTATGATAAGGCCCAGAGATAATTGAAGAGAACTAATGAATAATGAAAAAGCAACACTTCAATCGGACATCCCAAAGACTTGAAACGATTATATAAATTTGTAGTGGTTAGAAATTACTCTGAATATAtggaacaataaattttttattaatatcattttaattCATAGACCAAAGGGCATTTTCCAGGGATGACCTTATATCTGCTATTCTACTTTGATgtgaaaattttgcatttacAAGCCATGCAGAAAACCTTGAACTCCCTGAATATGTCTTCTAGAAGAACCAATGAGGAAAAATCATAAAGGATACCCATGGACCAACAAATTCAACCCAGAATGATGAAACACAAAcgaaaaaattatactttatgATAATGAAGCAAAATGTTTATCCCTCTAGTAATGAAACGGTAGCCAAAGACAGATCAATAATCCATGTTTTCACAAAGGAAAAAGGCCATAGccagaaaattattttatcgcCATTTACAACATGCAACATCAGAAGTTAATCAGGATTGAATATTTTAAGAATACAATGACCATCAACAAACCAAACGAAAATGGCATCtgtctttatttcttttaatttgaagttttcagaaaaatttGTATGAATAGAAGAATTTACATGAACAAGTACCGCCAAGAATCATAATTCTGAAAGTCTAATATATTGTGCCATTACATCAGTTTTTTTAGGGTGACTTCTTGCTACTCTATAAGCTATGAATCTCATGTCTTGAAAGTCAAGATGGCACATATCACAGTGCATTAGtgactaaaaaagaaattatagtttttcatttcaatttgttGTTATTAGCTTACCATTATGCTCCCTTTACAGTATCCTTCGAataatccaaataaaaatttgattaagTCAGAAACTATAATGGCCTTGAGACCCCTGGACTACAGTAGGATGATAGGTGCTCTAATTGCTAGGCAAATATCTCTAATTTATTAGATATGTTAGAGCATTGTAATTTGAGAGATTGATGTACTGCTACTCAAGTACACCGCTGGTATACCTGGAAATTCTCTTTtttgatcaataaaatttcGTTACTTATTAAAAATTGCTAGGCAAATATCAGCACTTGCTAGGTTGTACTATCCAACTACAGGCAAGGCTGCACAGATTTGATCAAGGCGAGTCTACCACCTTGAGATAGTAGATTGGCTCTATAGCATTGTGGCCTTTAAACAATGTTTTTTGAACAAGGATTGATACAGATAAGAAAACGTGACAAaaccacccaaaaaagaaaaacgttCTGCAAAAAACACGTTCGAACTGCACCGTTTAAAGTTGCAGAATGTTACACTGTAACAGCCCTTCATGACTGCAATGTCAGTACTGTAGAAGGCTGTGGGACAAGTACTCCATTACACCACTCCAGTGCTCACTGTTTTTCTCACTccattttattgtttttgtctCCATCACCCAAAGTTGTATAAAATCAATACTCTTGCAAACCGTCCCAAGATTCCCTTGGTACCCTACAAGTTTCATGTAACTAAAATAATTTCGCTTGCAAACCGTATCTTCATGAAACGCGAATACCTGGTTATTAGTCATAAGCCAATAAAAAGGACCACAATCAGACACAGCAGGCTCAAGTCTCAAGAACTCGTACTCGGAAAATCTTATCCTATCTTCTAATTTTTTCCATGCCCATGTTGCCGAATCAAATATCTCACACCAAAGAGAATAGCATGAGTTGTCCCTGATGCCTGAGAACTTGGGTTCTGAAAACTGAACAATTTTATAGCGCAATGGATTTGATCTAAGCACCACCATCGCACATCTTTTGGTTTCGTACCGTGTTTTAGGATTCGGTATCTGCTGCCATTGTTTTGTGCTCGGCTTACAAACAAAATACTCAGGTACTCCCAAAATTCTTGTTTCAGAACTCTTCACGCACAATAGAATACCTTGTTTAGTGGAGGCTTCGATTTGTACAGGACCGGACAAAAAGTCAAGAGAGAGTTTAGAATCACAATCCAAACATTGATGGAAACAAACTCGGAAACGGGTTTTCTTGCATAACCCCGAATGAAAAATTCAGAAATCGTTTTTGTCTTGTTAGAATGTTCTTGCTTGaaacttgtaatttagcaaGTTCCAGGCTTTTGAAACTAGCCTGCACCTCCCAATATCTTTTAAAGTTGACCGGCTCAAAATCTCAAACACTAAATCCGAGTAAGAGCAGTAGACTCCCCTTTTCTTCGGCagtaaaaaatgtttttgaacCAAGAAATCATagaaacacaatttaaaaaagtCAACGTAGgagtaaaagaagaagaagctatgTTCATTGTTTAGTTGGTGAAATGCAGAACTAAATTTGTAATCATTTTATAGGTAGTTCGTGTTTGTGTATTTGTATACTACTACTATTAAGGTGTTTTCCGAATTTGGTTCGAATTTTGAATCCATCAGTATAGTACCACTTAAATTCCTCTTTGAGtccaatccattaaaaaaaaaaaaaaaactaatacatTTAACATttacaaatttcaatttcaattgggTTGAGCATGCAATTGCAGGTTCATAATTAAAGTCGACAACTTTATTAtcaatccaattaaaaaaaaaaaacaaaaacaaagattcAAACTTACTGTTACAAGTGACTGAATTGGAAGGAGCAGAAGGGAAAGACCAAGTTGTGTTTTTGAATTCTGGGGAAGTGAAAAGGGATTTGATGGGTTCATTGGCTGGGCCTGAGTCCCCTAATCCATGTAGCCGAACAATAAAGCTTCGATTGTTAGCCATTGAATGTGTGTGGGTCTTTGACTTTAGAGAAGATAGTTGTTGGTGTGAGTGCAGGGGATAGTAACACAAACCCAATGGTGCTACTCAGAGTGATTGCTAAGGCTGTAATTGGCTTTGCAAATAGAGCAACCTTCATCTCTGCAATTTTATACGGcccttttgactttttgtattttaattttttttgcaaatttttggAGGTAATTTGCAGGCTAGCACAGTGAGGGGAAAGAATATATTAAGTTAATATGCCTTTGAAACAATTTTGCAAACTAGCATCTTGCGTTTTTGAAACTGAGATTGATGACAAAATTGAGGCTTtcaaactcgagttctactACTGGTGTGGAGCAATTTAgccacgtggaactcgagttggAGAGACTTGAGTTCCATAGAAGCAGATTTGAAGATGGAGAAGGAGAAAAGGAGTggaagagaaggaaaagaagatcCAAATCAAAAGAAGACGACCAAGAGAAAACTGGATCTAAAGTAGAAAATCTGGAGATGGAGAACGCAGATGATGTAGAACACTGAAGAAGATCAAAACTGGATCTAAGGAAGAAAAAGATCTGGATTTGGAGAACATGTAGAAcgccaaagaagaagaaaaaaggggaaGCTGGTGAACCATGcaggaactcgagtctttaagactcgagttccaggACCATTCCTTCAATCTCGAGTGTTAGAAACTCAAGTTCTACATTAAACCCGAGTTTTAGAGTCTTGAGATGCTAGTTTCTTATATAGTTTTGCAAACTTGACAagtaatgaaaatatttaaaaaaataatgttaaatgcaacaaaaaaaaaaatccaaatttttggGAACAAGGTTTTGAAAATACCTTCTTTCCCC
The Quercus lobata isolate SW786 chromosome 10, ValleyOak3.0 Primary Assembly, whole genome shotgun sequence DNA segment above includes these coding regions:
- the LOC115963567 gene encoding probable carboxylesterase Os04g0669500, giving the protein MANNRSFIVRLHGLGDSGPANEPIKSLFTSPEFKNTTWSFPSAPSNSVTCNNGAVMPSWFDVHELPVTANSPKDESGVLKAVQTVHAIIDKEIAAGTDPNNVFVCGFSQGGALTLASVLLYPKSLGGGAVFGGFVPFSSSMVEKISPNAKRTPILWSHGMADTTVLFEAGQVGPPFLAHVGVSCEFKAYPDLDHSISNEELRYLESWIKTCMPGSS